Genomic DNA from Amycolatopsis alba DSM 44262:
CATCGCGGTCGACAAGGACTCCCGCGGCCGCGGCATCGGGCACGCGCTGGTGGGGCAGCTGATCGACTTCGCCCGCGAGATCGGGCTGAAGCGGCTGTTCGTGCTGACCTTCGAAACCCATTTCTTCGCGGGTCACGGTTTCGTCGAGATCGACGGCACGCCGGTGACCCAGGAGGTCTACGAGGAGATGCGGCGCTCGGCCGATCCTGGGGTCGCGGAGTTCCTCGACCTGCCGTACGTGAAGCCGAACACGCTGGGCAACAGCCGGATGCTGCTGGAGCTCTAGGCCTTCTTCGCGTGGCGGGCGACCCGGACCCGGTTACCGCACAGCGACGGCGTGCACCAGACCCGCCTGCTGTTGGCCGCCACGAACAGCATCGAGCAGTCGTGCGCGCCGCATCGCCGCAGCCGGGCGGCACGCGGTCCGGACACGAGGTCGATCGCGGCCACCGCCACGGCGGCGAGCGCGATCTCGCCGCCGTCCTCGCCGTGCCAGATCGTCTCGGCTCCCCGTGCGGTGAGCCGCGGACTGACCGGGACGGCGGCCGCGGCCGCGTTGACCCGCTCGACCGCCCACGCCTCGGGCTCCCGCGCGGCCACGGCCGCCTCCAGCACCTCACGCACCGCCGACCGCAGCCGCCTCGTCTGCTCGACCGACGGCGGCCGGGCGCCTTCGGGCAGCAGAGACGCCTGTGCCGACCAGAACCTCGCGTGACCGTCGTCGAGCAGGTCGATCGACGGCGAGACGGCCAGCAGGACGGTGTCGGCGAGGTTCACCGCGAGATCGTCACCGGGGAGCGAGTCCAGATCGAGCATGCCTTGACACTATCAGGTACTAATGGTTCAAGACAGTTCTAACCATTAGGAGCGTTCATGGCGACCATCCGGCACCGTTCCGTCCAGCTCGGCGACGTCGAGGTCTTCTATCGCGAGGCCGGCGATCCTGGCGCGCCCGTCTTGCTCCTGCTGCACGGCTTCCCGACGTCGTCGCACCAGTTCACACGGCTGATGCGCCGCCTCGCCGGGCGGTGGCGGCTCGTCGCGCCGGACCTGCCCGGCTTCGGCGAGACCGTCACACCCGAGGGGTTCACGTTCACCTTCGACCGGCTCGCGGAGGTGCTCGGCGACTTCGTCGACGCGCTGGAACTGCGCAGGTACGCGCTCTACGTCTTCGATTTCGGCGCTCCGGCGGGCCTGCGGCTGGCCGTCTCACGGCCGCACCAGGTCACAGCGCTGATCACGCAGAACGGCAACGCCTACGTCGAAGGGCTCGGGCCCGCGATGCCCGACTTCGCGAACCTGACCGACGAAGCCGAGGCGAAGCGCGGGTTCGCGGAGATCCTCAGACTGGAGCAGGTCAAGTGGCAGTACACCGAGGGCGCCCGCGATCCGGAGACCATCGATCCGTCGAACTACCTGCTGGACAAGTACTTCCTCGATCGTCCCGGCCGGGCGGAGGCCATGCAGGACCTCCTGTGGGACTACCGGAACAACCCGCCCGTGTACCCGAAGTTCCAGGCATGGCTGCGGGAAACCCAGCCGCCCGTACTCGCCGTCTGGGGCCGCAACGACAAGTTCTTCCTCCCGGCGGGGGCCGAGGCGTTCCGGGATGATGTTCCCTCGGCGGAGGTTCACTTCTTCGACACCGGGCACTTCGCGCTGGAAGAGGACGTCGAACCGATCAGCGAGCTGATCGACCGCTTCCTGACGGCGCGGCACTGAAAGGCGGCACTCGACCCTCACGACGTATCACCTGACGCACGAGGCGGAAGCGGCCGAGATCCTCGGCATCCCCGCCGATGTCACGCAGGTCGGGCTGCTGCCGGTCGCGTACACGACGGTGGCGGACTTCAAGCCCGCGTCGCGGGTGCCGCTGTCCGAAGTCGCGTATCTCGATGGCTGGGGTAACGCGCTTTAGGCTTTGGACACCCGCAGGGTGACCTGGTCGCCCCCCGAACTCACGGCGACCAGGTCGACCCGGCAGGCGGCGAACTCGACGGACTGCCTGCCACCCCGGCCGGTGGAGGCGACTTCCGCCGTCGTCCGCTCGCCGCGTCCCGGTTCGGCCAGGGTCAGCTCGATCACGGCCTCCCCTTCCCAGACACAGACCATTCCCTCGGCACAGCGGGAATCGGACACCAGCCGGGCGAAGCGGATACTGACGTCCTTCGACGCGACCTCGGTCGTGTCGCCGGCCTTGAGGACGACGGTCTCCCCCAGCTCGACAGTGCTTTGAGGCCTCTGCACCGGCTGTTGCGCAGGCGCGGGCCGGACCAGCGTGGGCTGGGTCGCCACGGGTTGTTCACGCGCGGCGGAACTGCCGGCTCCACAGGCGAAGCCGACCAGGGCGCAGAGGACGACGAGCAGCTTCTTGGGGTCCACGGAGTCAGGACGTAACGGAGGCCCCGGTCCGTTGCATCGGTTCTTGAGGTTCCTCGTGAGTGGTGAGGACGGTTCCGACGGACCCGGATTTACCTGCCCATTGGTGCGACTGGCGGTCGAGTGTGGAGGATTTGGGACGTTGAACGTCCTGAATCCTCCACGCTCGGTCTCGGTGCCGAGTGAAGCCTGTACCGGATGGCGGCGCGGTCGAGCGGGGAAGATTAGGCAAATACCGGTCCGCCCCAACCAGCCTCGCCACTCAAGAGGGTGAGACTCAGTCGTCGGAGACGTCCCCGCCGTTCGCATCCCCGCCACCGCGGATCATGAACAGCACCGACTCCAGTTCCTCCGGCTTGATCAGCACGTCCCGCGCCTTCGACCCCTCGGACGGCCCGACGACGCCCCGGCTTTCCAGCAGGTCCATCAGGCGCCCGGCCTTGGCGAAGCCGACCCGCAGCTTCCGCTGCAGCATCGACGTCGAGCCGAACTGCGAGGTGACGATCAGTTCGGCGGCCTGCAACAGCACGTCGAGGTCGTCGCCGATGTCGGAGTCGATCTCCTTCTTCTCGCCCGCCTTGGCCGCGGTGACGCCGTCGGTGTAGTCCGGCTGCGCCTGTTCCTTGGCGAAGTTCACCACCGCGGCGATCTCTTCGTCGCCGACGAAGGCGCCCTGGATACGGACCGGTTTCCCGGCGCCCATCGGCAGGTACAGGGCGTCACCCATACCGATGAGCTTCTCCGCTCCGGGCTGGTCGAGGATGACCCGCGAGTCGGTGAGCGAGGAGGTCGCGAACGCCAGCCGCGACGGCACGTTGGTCTTGATCAGGCCGGTCACGACGTCGACCGACGGGCGCTGGGTCGCCAGGACCAGGTGGATACCGGCGGCACGCGCCTTCTGGGTGATCCGGACGATCGCGTCCTCGACGTCGCGCGGGGCGGTCATCATCAGGTCGGCGAGCTCGTCGACGATCGCCATGATGTACGGGTACGGCGAGTACACGCGTTCGCTGCCGGGCGGCGCGGTGATCTCGCCGGAACGCACCTTCTTGTTGTAGTCGTCGATGTGCCGGACCTTGTTGACCTGCATGTCCTGATACCGCTGCTCCATCTCCTCCACCAGCCAGGCCAGCGCGGCGGCGGCCTTCTTCGGCTGGGTGATGATGGGCGTGATCAGGTGCGGGATGCCTTCGTACGGGGTCAGCTCGACCATTTTCGGGTCGATCAGGATCATCCGGCACTCGTCCGGCGTCGACCGCGCGAGCAGCGACACCAGCATCGAGTTCACGAAGCTCGACTTACCGGAACCGGTGGACCCCGCGACCAGCAGGTGCGGCATCTTCGTCAGGTTCGCGGTGACGAAATGGCCTTCGATGTCCTTGCCGAGCCCGATGACCATCGGGTGGTTGTCCTTGACCGTCGACGGCGCGCGCAGGACGTCGCCGAGGCGCACCATCTCGCGGTCCGAGTTCGGCACCTCGATGCCGACCGCGGATTTGCCGGGGATCGGCGCCAGCAGCCGGACGTTGTCGGTCGCCACCGCGTAGGCGATGTTCTTGGTCAGCGCGGTGATCTTCTCGACCTTCACGCCGGGGCCGAGTTCGACCTCGTACCGCGTGACCGTCGGGCCGCGGGTGAAGCCGGTGACCTGCGCGTCGACGTTGAACTGCTCCAGCACGCCGGTGATCGCCTCGATCATGGCGTCGTTGGCCTTGCTGCGGGACTTCGGCGCGTCGCCGAGCTTCAGCAGGTCCGGCGACGGGAGCTTGTAGTCGCCTTCGACGGTCCTGGTGACCGAGAGCGGCGCCTCGGCCTTCTTCGGCTTCTTCTCCTCGACAGGCTTGGGCACGGCCTTCGGCGGGCGCAGCGGCGTCGGCGCTTCGGCCAGAGCCGCCTCGATGTCGAGCTGCTCGCCTTCGTGGTCACCCGAGGCCTGGCGGCGCCGCGACGGTTTCCGCAGCCGGACCGACTTCGGATCGGCCTCGGTGACGGCGTTGCGTTCCTCGTGGATGGCCTGGCGCTCGGCCTCGGCCTCTTCGATCTCTTCGGGGTCGAGACCCCAGTTGCGCAGCCGGTGCGGGATCTCGCGGACCGGGGTCCCGGTGAACACGAGCGTGCCGAACAGCAGCGCCAGGACCAGCAGCGGCACGGCGACCCACGTCGTGACGCCCATGGTCAGCAGGCCGCCGGAGAACGCGCCGATCACCCCGCCCGCGTACATCCGGCCGTCGTTGGTCTCGGGCAGCGCGGTGAAGATGTGCAGCATGCCGAGCACGGCCAGGATGACCAGGATGGTGCCGATGACCATCCGCGGCCGGGCCTCCGGCACCGGTTCCGAGCGCATCAGCGCGACGGCGACGACGGTGAGCACGAGCGGCAGCGTCACCGCTCCGGCCCCGAGCAGCGAGCGGGCGCCTACCTCGACCCAGCCGCCGATCGGGCCCGCGGCCCGCCACCAGACGCCGAACGCGATCACCAGCGCCAGCGCGATGAGACCGAGCGCGAGACCGTCGCGACGGTGTTCGGGTTCGAGTTCGCGGCCGCGCCCCACCGTCCGCGCCAGGGTGCCGAGACCCTTCGCGAGCAGGTTCCAGGTGCCACGCACGCCCTTGGCGAACGTGCCGGACGACTTCTTCCGGGGCGCCGGACGCCGTGGAGCGGGCTTCCTCGCAGCCGTTGACCTGGGCTTCGCCGGGGTACGCGGCTTTCGCGCCGGCCCCTTGCTGCCGCCGCTTCGCGCCGTACTCCGCTTCCTGGTCGTCGACCCGCTAGCCATGTCTCCACGGTAACCGCCTCGACCCTCCAGCCCCGGCTGCCACTCGGAGCACATCCTGAACATTCGTCTCAGGTCACAGCTTGAGCGGCCATCCGGGTGAAAAGCGGTACATGACATGCTCTGACCCATGTTCGCGCTGCATCAGGATGAGAATTCGGCTCGCCGCGCCCCCGCGATCTGGCGCACGATGCTGAACATCGACCGGGGGCTGGTCAATTTCGTCGGCAAACTCACCGTGACCGGCGGTGTCCCGGCGGAACTGCGACGGCGGCCCCTGCTCATGACGGCCAACCACATCGGCGTGTTCGACGCGTTCGTGCTGATGGCGGCCTGCAAAAGGATCGGCATCAACCCGCGGTTCATGCTGGCGGGCGGCATCCTCGACGCGCCGGTCATCGGCCCCGCGCTGCGGGTCAGCGGTCACCTGCGGGTCGACCGCAAGGAGGCTTCGACGGCCATCGGCCAGTTCGCCGAAGCGACCGAGGCGCTGCGGACCACCCGCGACCCGCTGATCGTCTATCCCGAGGGCCGGATCAGCCACGACCCCGGCCTGTGGCCCGAGCGCGGCAAGACCGGCGCGGCCCGGCTCGCGCTCGCGGCGGGCGTCCCGGTGATCCCGATCAGCCAGTGGGGCGCGCACGAAGCCGTGTACTGGGGCACGGAAACCGTCAACGGGCCCGCCGATCTGGTACCGCTCGCCAAATCCGGGCTGAGCGCGCCCATGCGGCGCCCGCGGTTCAAGGTGCACTTCGGTGATCCGGTGGACCTCTCGGACGTCGAGCCGGAGCGGCCGGGCGCCGGGGTCCGCGCGCACGCCAAGATCATGCAGGCGATCACCGACGGCATGGTGCCGCTGCGCCGCGACGAACTGCACAAGCCGCGATTCCACGACCCGACACGGCCGACCGACACGGTCAGTCCCTGGAAGAAGCACTGAGTTCCGGATCATGGGACGGGTGCTCACGCTCGCCTAAGGTCGGCGTACGTGAGCACCCGCATTCTCGTCGCCTACTACAGCGCGACAGGCAACACCGCGAAACTGGCATCGGCGCTGGCCGACGGCGCTCGTGAGACCGGGGCAGAAGTCCGCGTCCGCACGGTTCCCGAAACCGCGCCACCCGGTGCGGTGGCGAGCAATCCGCGCTGGCAGGCGTGGGTGGACGCGGGGCCGCACCACGAGATCGCGACGCTGGACGACCTGGAGTGGGCCGACGGTTTCGCGGCCGGGAGCCCGACCCGGTTCGGCGGCCCCGCCGCCCAGCTGAAGTCCTTTTTGGACAGTACTGGCGGCCTGTGGGCCAAGGGAAAGCTGGTGAACAAGGTCGCGACGTCGTTCACCACCGCGTCCACCGCGCATGGCGGGCTCGAAGCGACGGTGCTGGCGACGAACAACATCTTCTATCACTGGGGCGCCATCGTCCTGCCGCTCGGCTACACCGACCCGCGACTACTCGAATCGGGCAATCCCTACGGCGGTTCGTTCGTCTCGCGCAAATCCGCCGAACCCGACGACCTCGCCCTGGACGCCCTCCGCCTGCAGGGCCGGCGGCTCGCCACCGTCTCGCGCTACGTCGCCGACGGTCTTTTCAAGGACGGGTGAAGGGAACCGCGCGTTCTTCTCCTGCGTCGTAGTGTGGTCACACAGCGTCACTCCACGGGGAGGAAGCGGGATGGCCGGCGGGTACGAGGTGGTCCTGGAAGCGATCGGCGCCGCGTCAAGCGCGGCGAAACGGGCTTCGGACGACGTCGGGCGGGTGGCCTTGGCGGCCACGCTCGCCGACGTCGCGGCGGGTTTGCCGGGCGGTGTGTCGGGTGAAGCAGCGCGGCTGCTCGCGGACGCCTGGGGCCGTGCGGTGCCGGGCTGGGCCGAGAACACCGCGGACTACGCCGCGCGACTCGACGAGGCGGCCGCCCGCTACCGCTCGAACGAGCTGGCGGCGTCACGGGAACTTCGCGTCTGATGCTCACCTGGGGTGACGTGCGCCGGTGGGATCCGGCCGCGATCGGCCGGGTCGCCGACGCGCTCAACGACGGCTGCACGCGGATCATCGCCGCGAACGACGACGTCGAGACCATGGCCCGTTTCACGGACTGGTCCGGGGACGCCGCCATCGCCGCGTCGACGCGGGGCAAGTCGCTGACCTCCACTTTGGAGCGGCTGGTGGCCGAGGCGGCCGCGGTCCGGCGGGGCGCGCACGAGGTGCAGATCGCGCTGGACCGGATCGTCGCGTACGTGCGGGAGACCGAAGAACTCGCGCAGCGGAACGGCCTGACCATCGACGCCGGGGGTGAGATCCGGCCATCAGGCCCCGCGCGGCCCGATCAACCTCGGGTGAAGGCGGAACTCGCCGACCGGATCGAGCAGATCCTGCGCCGCGCCACCGACGTCGACGCCGATTTCGCGGCCATCCTGCGCCGGGCCCTGCGCGGCGAGATCACCGAACAAGGTGGCAGCACCCTAGCCCAGGCCGCGGACGCCGGAGCGGCGCAAAGCGGACTGTCGATCATCGGCCCGCCGGAGAACGGCTCCCCCGGCGACAACAAGGCCTGGTGGGCGAGCCTGTCGGATACCGCGAAAGTCGCGCTGCTGCGGGGAAATCCGGGGCTGGTCGGCAATCTCGACGGCGTCCCGGCGGCCGATCGCGATGCCGCCAACCGCGCCGTCCTCGCCAGCGAGATCGCGCGGCTCCAAGGCGATCCCAAACTCAAGGGCCTGGAAGCCATCCAGCAGCGACTGGACCGGTCGGACCCGCCGGCTTTCTTGCTGGGGCTGGACACCAGTGGCGACGGGAAGGCGATCGTTTCGGCGGGGAATCCCGACACGGCGGCGAATGTCGCGACCTATGTGCCGGGGACCGGCTCGGAACTGGCCAAGATCGGCGGCGATCTCAACCGTTCCGACAAGATGTGGGCCATGGCGACGACCGCGGGCTCCCCGTCGACCGCCGTGGTCACCTGGCTCGGCTACGACGCGCCGAACGCGATCACCGACGCCGCGAGCGCCAAGTACGCCGACGGCGGCAAGGCGGCACTGGCCGGATTCCAAGACGGGCTCAGGGAAACACACCAAGGGCCGCCTTCGCACAACACGGTGCTGGGGCACAGCTACGGCACCACCGTCGTCGGCCACGCGGCCCGCGACGGCGGTCTCGCCGCGGACGAACTCGTCTTCGTGGCGAGCCCCGGCGTCGGCGCGCACGACGTGAGCCAGCTGCACCTCGATGGAGTGGACCCCGGCGAGACCGGCAAGCATGTGCACGCGACCGTGGCCGAACACGACATGATCAATCTGGCCAACGTCGAGATCGCCGGATACGACCCGATCCTCGGCCAGGACCCGACCGACGCGGACTTCGGCGGGCAGGTGTTCACTTCGGCGCCGGGCACGGACGGATGGGGCAGGTACAGCACGGAGGCGCACAGCGAATACTGGGAAGACAACAACCCGTCGCTGCGGAACATCGGCCTGATCATCGCGGGGAAACCCGCCTCGTGAAACTCCCGCTCCTGACCGCTCTGCTCGTGCTCTTGTCGGCTTGTTCCCCCGGAGGTGGAGACGCCGTGAAACCGACCATCACCGAACAACAGGCGACGGAAAGGGTGGAGGGATACCTCAAAGCCGTGCTCGCCGCGCTGCCCGGCACAGCGGAGCTGAAGCCGTTCACCCGGAACAGGTCCGAATGCACCGACCCCACCGACGACGGTCCTCACGGGCGCTTCGAGATTTCCTCGACCTATGAGGTGGCCGGTCTCGAACCGGCGCGGTTCGCGGAGTACTTCGACGCCGTCGTCCAGTGGTGGTCGGCTCACGACTTCACCGTCCTGACCGATTCGCGGCCGAAGGATCAGTACGTGTTCGTCCGGAGCAACGTGGACGCCTTCGACATGTCCGTCCAGGCGAACGATCTCGGCAAGTTCTACGTCGGCGCGACCTCGCCGTGCGTCTGGCCGAACGGCACCCCCGAACCCGAGGCGCTCGAAGCCGCCGAACCCGAGCACCCCGTCGCCGCTCCCCCGGAACCGGCGCCCGCCCGCAGGCCACGGCGTGCCCCCGTCGACGACGAGGACTTCACCCAGACCAACTGGACCGACGGCGGCACCTCCTACTGACCTACTGAGCTACTGACGCGGGCACCGGGAACGCCCCGAGCGCCACGCTTGAGACGCCCAGCGTCCCGAGCGTGGCGCTCGGGGCATCCGGCCAGGGCCAGTGGCTGGGAAAAAGCGGTCGCCTTGTGGGGGGTCGGCGTCTAGCCTCCGGCGGTGACCGCCGAACTCGCCGCCGCCCCCGCCCCGCACGTCGCGCATCGCGGCCGGGGTATCACGCTGATCCTGCTCGCCGCGCTCTTCTTCGGAACCTCGGGCGTGCTGGGCAAACCGGCGATGCAGGCGGGCCTGTCACCGGAGCAGGTCGCGGCGATCCGCATCGGACTGTCGGCGATCGTCCTGCTCGCGCTCGTCGCGGTCTTCCGGCCGAACCTGCTCAAGGTGACGAAACGCGAATGGCCGTTGCTGCTGGCGTACGGCTCGCTCGGCGTGGCCGGTGTCCAGCTCATGTACTTCCTCGCGGCGGGCCGGATCCCGGTCGGGATCGCGATCCTGCTCGAGTTCACCTCGCCGGTGCTGATCGCGCTGTGGGTGCGGTTCGTGCGGCGGGTGCGGTTGCCGAAGGCGATGTGGGCGGGGATCGCGCTGGCGATGACCGGGCTCGTCCTGGTCGCTCAGGTCTGGGAAGGACTCAGCCTGGACGTCGTCGGGCTGCTCGCCGGGCTGGGCGCGGCCTTCTGCTCGGCGGGCTACTTCCTGCTCGGGGAGCGTGGCGTCGCGGACCGGGATCCGCTCGGCATGGTCACCTGGGGGATGACGATCGGCGCGGTCCTGGTCTGCGCGGTCGCCCCGCCGTGGACGATTCCGTGGGGCGTCCTCGGCGACGCGACGACGTTCGGGCCGTGGCGGCCGCCGGTGTGGTCGCTGCTGGTCGCGCTGGTGCTGATCGCGACCGTCATCGCGTACGCGACGGGCATGGCGGCGCTGCGTCACCTTCCGGCGTCGGTGGCGAGCGTCGTGGGGCTGGTGGAGCCGCTGATCGCGGCGGCGGCCGCCTGGCTGCTGCTCGGCGAGGCGCTCAGCTGGATCCAGGCCGCGGGCGCGGTGGTACTGCTGACCGGCGCGTACATCGTCCAGCTGACCACGAACGTGGTCCAGACGGACTCAACCGTGCTGGAGGCCCCGTAGGTCGCTGATCTCCTGCTGCTGCGAACGTGACGTCGTCGCGGCGAGGTCGCGCGCGTCGGGGTTGCGGCCGTGCTGGGTTTCGGCGTCGGCGATGCGGACGCCCGCCTCGCGCTGGCGAAGCAGCCGCGTGACGAACTGGCGGTCGAAGTCCTTTCCGGACAGTCCGGTCAGTGCCGCCATGTCGTCCGGGCTGAGGTACCCGTCGCGCTGGACGTGTTCGAGGTTCGGGTCGTCCGGCGCGGGCTGTCCCCAGGACTCGATGAGCCCGGAAAGCCGCGCGATCTCCGGCTCGTGCGTGTCGATGACCCGCCTCGCGAGCGCCTTCAGCTGGTCGTTCGCCGCACGGGTTTCCGCCAGAGAAGCCAGATCCACGCCCTGCTGGTGATGTGCGAGGGCCTGCCGCGCGAACGTGAGGTCGG
This window encodes:
- a CDS encoding amino-acid N-acetyltransferase, with translation MVDVPSDPLLHRRPAVRHARIADVRKIKALVDSDAGTVLLEKDLVTLYENVQEFWVVEDGDDVLGCGALHVLWEDIAELRTIAVDKDSRGRGIGHALVGQLIDFAREIGLKRLFVLTFETHFFAGHGFVEIDGTPVTQEVYEEMRRSADPGVAEFLDLPYVKPNTLGNSRMLLEL
- a CDS encoding CGNR zinc finger domain-containing protein; protein product: MLDLDSLPGDDLAVNLADTVLLAVSPSIDLLDDGHARFWSAQASLLPEGARPPSVEQTRRLRSAVREVLEAAVAAREPEAWAVERVNAAAAAVPVSPRLTARGAETIWHGEDGGEIALAAVAVAAIDLVSGPRAARLRRCGAHDCSMLFVAANSRRVWCTPSLCGNRVRVARHAKKA
- a CDS encoding alpha/beta fold hydrolase encodes the protein MATIRHRSVQLGDVEVFYREAGDPGAPVLLLLHGFPTSSHQFTRLMRRLAGRWRLVAPDLPGFGETVTPEGFTFTFDRLAEVLGDFVDALELRRYALYVFDFGAPAGLRLAVSRPHQVTALITQNGNAYVEGLGPAMPDFANLTDEAEAKRGFAEILRLEQVKWQYTEGARDPETIDPSNYLLDKYFLDRPGRAEAMQDLLWDYRNNPPVYPKFQAWLRETQPPVLAVWGRNDKFFLPAGAEAFRDDVPSAEVHFFDTGHFALEEDVEPISELIDRFLTARH
- a CDS encoding FtsK/SpoIIIE family DNA translocase translates to MRGTWNLLAKGLGTLARTVGRGRELEPEHRRDGLALGLIALALVIAFGVWWRAAGPIGGWVEVGARSLLGAGAVTLPLVLTVVAVALMRSEPVPEARPRMVIGTILVILAVLGMLHIFTALPETNDGRMYAGGVIGAFSGGLLTMGVTTWVAVPLLVLALLFGTLVFTGTPVREIPHRLRNWGLDPEEIEEAEAERQAIHEERNAVTEADPKSVRLRKPSRRRQASGDHEGEQLDIEAALAEAPTPLRPPKAVPKPVEEKKPKKAEAPLSVTRTVEGDYKLPSPDLLKLGDAPKSRSKANDAMIEAITGVLEQFNVDAQVTGFTRGPTVTRYEVELGPGVKVEKITALTKNIAYAVATDNVRLLAPIPGKSAVGIEVPNSDREMVRLGDVLRAPSTVKDNHPMVIGLGKDIEGHFVTANLTKMPHLLVAGSTGSGKSSFVNSMLVSLLARSTPDECRMILIDPKMVELTPYEGIPHLITPIITQPKKAAAALAWLVEEMEQRYQDMQVNKVRHIDDYNKKVRSGEITAPPGSERVYSPYPYIMAIVDELADLMMTAPRDVEDAIVRITQKARAAGIHLVLATQRPSVDVVTGLIKTNVPSRLAFATSSLTDSRVILDQPGAEKLIGMGDALYLPMGAGKPVRIQGAFVGDEEIAAVVNFAKEQAQPDYTDGVTAAKAGEKKEIDSDIGDDLDVLLQAAELIVTSQFGSTSMLQRKLRVGFAKAGRLMDLLESRGVVGPSEGSKARDVLIKPEELESVLFMIRGGGDANGGDVSDD
- a CDS encoding lysophospholipid acyltransferase family protein, with amino-acid sequence MFALHQDENSARRAPAIWRTMLNIDRGLVNFVGKLTVTGGVPAELRRRPLLMTANHIGVFDAFVLMAACKRIGINPRFMLAGGILDAPVIGPALRVSGHLRVDRKEASTAIGQFAEATEALRTTRDPLIVYPEGRISHDPGLWPERGKTGAARLALAAGVPVIPISQWGAHEAVYWGTETVNGPADLVPLAKSGLSAPMRRPRFKVHFGDPVDLSDVEPERPGAGVRAHAKIMQAITDGMVPLRRDELHKPRFHDPTRPTDTVSPWKKH
- the wrbA gene encoding NAD(P)H:quinone oxidoreductase; protein product: MSTRILVAYYSATGNTAKLASALADGARETGAEVRVRTVPETAPPGAVASNPRWQAWVDAGPHHEIATLDDLEWADGFAAGSPTRFGGPAAQLKSFLDSTGGLWAKGKLVNKVATSFTTASTAHGGLEATVLATNNIFYHWGAIVLPLGYTDPRLLESGNPYGGSFVSRKSAEPDDLALDALRLQGRRLATVSRYVADGLFKDG
- a CDS encoding alpha/beta hydrolase encodes the protein MLTWGDVRRWDPAAIGRVADALNDGCTRIIAANDDVETMARFTDWSGDAAIAASTRGKSLTSTLERLVAEAAAVRRGAHEVQIALDRIVAYVRETEELAQRNGLTIDAGGEIRPSGPARPDQPRVKAELADRIEQILRRATDVDADFAAILRRALRGEITEQGGSTLAQAADAGAAQSGLSIIGPPENGSPGDNKAWWASLSDTAKVALLRGNPGLVGNLDGVPAADRDAANRAVLASEIARLQGDPKLKGLEAIQQRLDRSDPPAFLLGLDTSGDGKAIVSAGNPDTAANVATYVPGTGSELAKIGGDLNRSDKMWAMATTAGSPSTAVVTWLGYDAPNAITDAASAKYADGGKAALAGFQDGLRETHQGPPSHNTVLGHSYGTTVVGHAARDGGLAADELVFVASPGVGAHDVSQLHLDGVDPGETGKHVHATVAEHDMINLANVEIAGYDPILGQDPTDADFGGQVFTSAPGTDGWGRYSTEAHSEYWEDNNPSLRNIGLIIAGKPAS
- a CDS encoding EamA family transporter, with protein sequence MTAELAAAPAPHVAHRGRGITLILLAALFFGTSGVLGKPAMQAGLSPEQVAAIRIGLSAIVLLALVAVFRPNLLKVTKREWPLLLAYGSLGVAGVQLMYFLAAGRIPVGIAILLEFTSPVLIALWVRFVRRVRLPKAMWAGIALAMTGLVLVAQVWEGLSLDVVGLLAGLGAAFCSAGYFLLGERGVADRDPLGMVTWGMTIGAVLVCAVAPPWTIPWGVLGDATTFGPWRPPVWSLLVALVLIATVIAYATGMAALRHLPASVASVVGLVEPLIAAAAAWLLLGEALSWIQAAGAVVLLTGAYIVQLTTNVVQTDSTVLEAP
- a CDS encoding DUF305 domain-containing protein — protein: MPHAVLRSLPVALATALAAVVLAGCSDEAPQAQTAPAGSSPMAQQAAVPFNDADLTFARQALAHHQQGVDLASLAETRAANDQLKALARRVIDTHEPEIARLSGLIESWGQPAPDDPNLEHVQRDGYLSPDDMAALTGLSGKDFDRQFVTRLLRQREAGVRIADAETQHGRNPDARDLAATTSRSQQQEISDLRGLQHG